The following are encoded together in the Candidatus Omnitrophota bacterium genome:
- a CDS encoding TraM recognition domain-containing protein, giving the protein MENNKENNTENTRDFGLLALIFLVILYRKYGEWVQAKLQEPYSLVLLGLAVALALGLLWCTGHYIEKLRNRFNMWRLGIKPAKDIAFPFYIFDLPKQLKALYQKGNNLDMTLLGMNAEKRNKEMVTVSDIQRSQHLQILGMTGTGKTSGVFLPLIYQDALKNRPVIILDAKGELSSIYQLHAMLASIGRADDFLLFSLAYKDISCTYNPLFVGECDPQIVIDAFLSNFQDDNSFYREMSKTIFTNAFYILHSLGKPFTVLDIYAYLTKPSCYSFINKQITDKHGKGMTHLKLLEGLIERLKNQQNGLENVIAGFTNYLFAHQDSTLNDPDSDIVLTDAIRQRKIVYFQLPTNSYPIQAISIARMVQANLRYISSLIQTGQIPKNTLVSIVIDEYASFAEESFVEVLNKARSSGMMVTIAHQSLSDLKAISVTFMKRIDENTLNKIYLRQTDPELCELIAKSMGTYLKEEKTYRMTAGKFGNQIYSGESSNRVVNEFHFPPDKIKNLHKFGQGYFIYRGDNSQKCVNLGHFVDMPELQYKRKEKKNKRGGLRLFEKYYLNSAKPKLEKPEKDNKEDGGARPHIGD; this is encoded by the coding sequence ATGGAAAATAATAAAGAAAATAACACAGAGAATACCCGTGACTTTGGCCTTCTTGCCCTGATTTTCTTAGTAATTCTCTACCGTAAATACGGTGAGTGGGTCCAGGCAAAACTACAAGAGCCGTATTCTTTAGTATTGCTTGGATTGGCGGTGGCCTTGGCATTAGGACTGCTTTGGTGTACAGGGCACTACATCGAGAAATTAAGGAATCGTTTCAATATGTGGCGACTGGGCATTAAGCCCGCAAAAGATATAGCGTTTCCTTTTTATATTTTTGATCTACCAAAGCAATTGAAAGCCCTTTACCAGAAGGGGAATAATCTCGACATGACTCTTTTAGGAATGAATGCCGAAAAACGGAATAAAGAAATGGTCACCGTTTCCGATATTCAGCGAAGCCAGCATTTACAAATTCTAGGAATGACCGGCACAGGCAAGACCTCAGGGGTTTTCTTGCCTTTGATCTATCAGGACGCCTTGAAAAATCGTCCTGTTATCATCCTTGATGCCAAAGGAGAGTTATCATCCATTTACCAGCTTCATGCCATGCTGGCTTCTATTGGCAGGGCTGATGATTTTTTGCTGTTCTCGTTGGCGTACAAAGATATTTCCTGTACGTATAATCCGCTATTCGTGGGGGAGTGTGATCCCCAGATCGTCATAGATGCTTTTTTAAGTAATTTTCAAGATGACAATTCGTTTTATAGGGAAATGTCTAAAACGATATTCACAAATGCTTTTTACATTTTGCATTCGCTGGGCAAGCCTTTTACGGTCTTAGATATTTATGCTTATTTGACCAAACCATCCTGCTATAGCTTTATTAATAAACAGATCACAGACAAACACGGAAAAGGGATGACGCATTTAAAGTTACTGGAAGGATTGATCGAGCGTTTGAAGAACCAGCAAAATGGATTGGAAAATGTGATCGCGGGTTTTACCAACTATCTTTTTGCCCACCAGGACAGCACCCTCAATGACCCTGACAGCGATATTGTTTTAACTGATGCGATAAGACAACGGAAAATTGTGTATTTTCAGCTTCCGACGAATTCTTATCCCATCCAGGCTATAAGTATCGCCCGCATGGTACAGGCGAATTTGCGCTATATTTCTTCACTTATTCAAACAGGACAAATACCAAAAAATACATTGGTTAGTATTGTCATTGATGAATACGCTTCATTCGCCGAAGAGTCTTTTGTTGAGGTATTAAACAAGGCCCGCAGCAGCGGGATGATGGTGACCATAGCGCATCAAAGTTTAAGCGATTTAAAAGCCATATCCGTAACGTTCATGAAACGTATTGACGAAAATACTCTCAATAAAATTTATCTTAGGCAAACCGACCCGGAACTTTGCGAATTGATAGCCAAAAGCATGGGTACATACCTTAAAGAAGAAAAAACATACCGGATGACTGCGGGTAAGTTTGGTAATCAAATTTACAGCGGAGAATCGTCCAACCGTGTGGTCAATGAGTTTCACTTTCCGCCGGATAAAATCAAGAATTTGCATAAATTTGGCCAAGGATATTTTATTTATAGGGGAGACAACAGCCAGAAGTGCGTTAACTTGGGACATTTTGTTGATATGCCGGAATTGCAGTATAAGAGAAAAGAAAAAAAGAATAAAAGAGGTGGATTGCGGTTATTTGAGAAATACTATCTTAATTCGGCAAAGCCAAAATTGGAAAAACCTGAGAAAGATAATAAAGAAGATGGCGGAGCAAGGCCGCACATCGGAGATTGA
- a CDS encoding helix-turn-helix domain-containing protein produces MGFAILEKRYLGMVECSEYIGISKGTLYVWVCHKRIPYIKVGRLVKFDLKVIEAWLKENSVAKLN; encoded by the coding sequence ATGGGTTTTGCAATACTTGAAAAGCGTTATTTAGGAATGGTAGAATGTTCTGAATATATAGGTATTAGCAAGGGGACCCTTTATGTATGGGTGTGTCATAAAAGAATTCCTTACATAAAAGTTGGAAGACTGGTAAAATTTGATCTGAAAGTTATAGAAGCATGGCTCAAAGAAAATTCTGTAGCAAAATTGAATTGA
- a CDS encoding nucleotidyltransferase domain-containing protein — MRFNKPLNHILDSQTKTICLRLLCNHPTEINGRQLSKIVKLSPTTVHKAMKELANEQIIILKNYGNSHVYELNKDNRIVAEILKPMFNKEKILLDSFIKNIVRGIKRSGFINSIFSIVLFGSVQKGTEKPGSDIDLCVVVKEQKDKKRVENLIFNMNSGLMIPLGMGIEPYVKTISEFKKDKGLGVIKSILKSHRIVWGERLEGVV, encoded by the coding sequence ATGAGATTTAATAAGCCCCTCAACCATATTTTAGACAGCCAGACAAAAACTATTTGTTTGCGACTGCTTTGTAACCATCCTACTGAAATAAACGGCAGGCAATTATCAAAGATTGTTAAGCTGTCGCCCACAACTGTTCATAAGGCCATGAAGGAATTAGCTAATGAACAGATCATTATTCTAAAGAATTATGGAAATTCTCATGTATATGAGTTAAATAAAGACAATAGGATTGTAGCGGAGATATTAAAACCCATGTTTAATAAAGAAAAAATACTGTTAGACAGCTTTATAAAAAACATTGTTCGGGGTATTAAAAGATCTGGATTTATAAATTCAATCTTTTCAATAGTGCTTTTTGGCAGCGTACAAAAAGGGACCGAAAAGCCCGGCAGCGATATAGATTTATGTGTTGTGGTCAAAGAACAAAAGGATAAAAAAAGGGTAGAAAATCTAATATTTAATATGAATTCCGGTTTAATGATCCCCCTAGGCATGGGTATTGAGCCTTACGTTAAGACTATCAGTGAATTTAAAAAAGATAAGGGATTGGGCGTTATTAAATCAATATTAAAATCTCATCGAATTGTGTGGGGTGAACGATTGGAGGGGGTAGTATGA
- a CDS encoding site-specific integrase — MAVFNRVCCPGCGQNHNVYKRDVKEIICTHCKAEIKISSREGNYFIEHYFNGRRKREKVGSSRKLAETVLAKRKVEIAEGKFLDVNKSEKIKFEIFGNEFINVHSKVNKKSWQSDRYNLNSLGKFFGGKYLYEIKVKDIEDFKLERSKTASPATVNRELATLKTLFNKAVLWDKLKETPAKAVTFLREPKGRVRFLEREEIVKLLSNCNKKLRPIVVVALNTGMRRGEILGLKWSDVDLKRAILTLHDTKNGEKREVYINEQVKTALIRIPRNAQSPYVFCGSNGKPYQDVRKSFWTALRKSDIKEFHFHDLRHTFASQLVMAGIDLNTVRELLGHKDIRMTLRYSHLSASHKKHAVDVLGKKIDTFWTLDGDSKSKQNYDLSQVIGNKQLMRSGT, encoded by the coding sequence ATGGCTGTCTTTAATCGTGTTTGTTGTCCAGGGTGCGGTCAAAATCATAATGTCTATAAAAGAGACGTTAAGGAAATCATTTGTACGCATTGCAAAGCAGAGATCAAAATCAGTTCCCGGGAGGGTAATTATTTTATCGAGCATTACTTCAACGGCAGGAGAAAAAGAGAGAAAGTAGGTTCCAGCCGAAAATTAGCTGAAACGGTTTTAGCCAAGCGTAAGGTCGAAATTGCTGAAGGCAAGTTTCTCGATGTTAACAAAAGTGAAAAGATCAAGTTTGAAATTTTTGGCAACGAGTTTATTAATGTCCATTCCAAGGTTAATAAAAAGAGTTGGCAGTCAGATCGCTACAATCTTAATAGCTTGGGTAAGTTTTTTGGAGGCAAATACCTTTACGAAATCAAAGTCAAAGATATCGAAGATTTCAAGTTGGAACGTTCTAAAACCGCTTCACCGGCTACAGTTAATCGGGAGCTGGCTACTTTAAAGACGTTATTTAATAAAGCGGTGCTTTGGGACAAGCTTAAAGAGACTCCTGCAAAAGCTGTTACTTTCTTGAGAGAGCCAAAAGGCCGGGTCCGGTTCCTGGAACGTGAGGAGATCGTTAAATTGCTTTCCAATTGCAATAAAAAGCTGCGACCCATTGTGGTTGTTGCCTTAAATACCGGGATGCGCAGAGGAGAGATTTTAGGCTTAAAATGGTCAGATGTTGATCTCAAAAGGGCTATTTTAACCCTCCATGACACCAAGAATGGTGAAAAGCGGGAAGTATACATAAATGAGCAGGTCAAGACGGCTTTGATTAGGATACCCAGGAATGCCCAAAGTCCTTATGTTTTCTGCGGTTCCAACGGAAAACCATACCAGGATGTTCGCAAATCATTCTGGACAGCCCTGCGTAAATCTGATATAAAAGAGTTTCATTTTCATGACCTGCGGCATACTTTCGCAAGCCAGTTGGTCATGGCCGGTATAGATCTAAATACAGTGCGAGAATTATTAGGCCATAAGGATATAAGAATGACATTGCGTTATAGCCATTTATCGGCAAGCCATAAAAAACATGCGGTGGACGTTTTAGGTAAAAAGATAGACACTTTTTGGACACTAGACGGTGATTCTAAAAGTAAGCAAAATTATGATTTATCGCAAGTTATTGGAAATAAACAACTAATGAGGTCCGGGACGTAG
- a CDS encoding PilZ domain-containing protein, whose amino-acid sequence MTDSFKDRRQHVRIYRNYILSYHLKGKGNIKYEMSQVNNISKGGINFIVNAPFEPGSELVIELKTPFLGDNVTLEGVVLDSKEKIPGLLYEARVQFHELSAQAQDVLDKIERYSSENK is encoded by the coding sequence ATGACAGACTCTTTCAAAGACCGCCGGCAGCATGTCCGTATTTACCGTAACTATATCCTTTCCTATCATTTAAAGGGGAAAGGCAACATCAAATACGAAATGTCGCAGGTCAATAATATCAGCAAAGGCGGGATCAATTTCATTGTCAACGCGCCCTTTGAGCCCGGCAGTGAACTGGTCATTGAGCTCAAGACGCCGTTTTTAGGCGACAACGTCACCCTGGAGGGGGTGGTCCTGGACTCAAAGGAAAAGATCCCGGGGCTCCTGTATGAGGCCAGGGTCCAATTCCATGAACTTTCGGCACAAGCCCAGGATGTTCTGGACAAGATCGAGCGTTATTCTTCCGAAAATAAATAA
- a CDS encoding homoserine dehydrogenase has product MERINIGLIGYGVIGQGVVKILKSRRKFYKDKYQKDFFIKTIADRSIAKKPSPGLDNTFLTPDYHAVLNDKDISIVIELIGGMNPAKDIALSVLRSGKHLITANKELIANCGQELFKEANAAGKSVYFESAVGAGIPIIRTITEGLAGNKFNGVYGIINGTCNYILTEMSRRQLTFQQALKEAQEKGYAESNPTLDINGMDAAHKLAILVFLTQGKFVGVKDFYTEGINHISHEDIEFAGNLNLTIRLLAIAKRVGNELDVRVHPTLIPKEHALATVNGVDNAIFLDTDPLGDIFIEGQGAGQMTAASGVVSDLVNVAMRKDMAMPVWAGNPIEEGEGLTIRKIDEVETRFYIRFMVIDKPGVLAIITGVLGQHNISIASVTQKQENKGLTVPVVMLTHGAKEHLVREALEQINHLAVVRSKPVAIRMEKL; this is encoded by the coding sequence ATGGAACGCATCAATATCGGTTTGATCGGCTATGGCGTCATCGGACAAGGGGTCGTCAAGATCCTGAAAAGCCGCCGTAAATTCTATAAAGACAAATATCAAAAAGATTTCTTTATCAAGACCATCGCGGACCGCAGCATTGCCAAAAAACCCTCACCCGGTCTGGACAATACTTTTTTGACCCCGGACTATCATGCCGTGCTCAATGACAAGGATATTTCCATCGTCATTGAACTCATCGGCGGCATGAATCCGGCCAAGGACATCGCTTTGTCCGTTTTGCGTTCCGGGAAGCATTTGATCACCGCCAACAAGGAACTGATCGCCAATTGCGGCCAGGAACTTTTCAAAGAGGCCAATGCCGCCGGTAAAAGCGTTTATTTTGAATCCGCGGTCGGGGCCGGCATTCCCATCATCCGCACCATCACCGAGGGTCTGGCCGGCAATAAATTCAACGGCGTCTACGGGATCATCAACGGCACCTGCAATTATATTTTGACCGAAATGTCCCGGAGACAATTGACGTTCCAGCAGGCCCTGAAAGAAGCGCAGGAAAAAGGATATGCCGAAAGCAATCCGACTTTGGACATCAACGGCATGGACGCGGCGCACAAACTGGCTATTCTGGTTTTCTTGACCCAGGGGAAGTTCGTCGGGGTCAAGGATTTTTATACCGAGGGGATCAATCATATTTCCCACGAGGACATTGAATTCGCCGGTAACCTGAATCTGACCATACGGCTTTTGGCCATTGCCAAGAGGGTCGGCAATGAACTTGACGTGCGTGTGCATCCGACGCTGATCCCCAAAGAGCACGCGTTGGCCACGGTCAACGGTGTGGACAATGCCATCTTTTTGGATACCGACCCGCTGGGTGATATTTTCATTGAAGGTCAGGGCGCGGGGCAGATGACCGCGGCCTCCGGGGTCGTCAGCGATCTGGTCAATGTGGCCATGCGCAAAGACATGGCCATGCCGGTGTGGGCGGGCAACCCCATTGAAGAGGGGGAGGGCCTCACCATCCGCAAGATCGATGAAGTGGAGACCCGTTTTTACATCCGTTTCATGGTCATTGACAAACCCGGTGTTCTGGCGATCATCACCGGTGTTTTGGGCCAGCACAATATCAGCATCGCGTCCGTCACCCAGAAACAGGAAAATAAGGGCCTGACCGTTCCCGTGGTCATGTTGACCCATGGCGCCAAGGAACATCTGGTGCGCGAGGCACTGGAACAGATCAATCATCTGGCGGTGGTGCGCAGCAAACCCGTGGCCATCCGCATGGAGAAGTTATGA
- the thrC gene encoding threonine synthase, which produces MMVRWTGVIERYREYLPVSQKTPVVTLHEGNTPLIPSEELSKRTGLQVFLKYEGLNPTGSFKDRGMTMAISKAAEKKARVVICASTGNTSASAAAYAARAGMKCVVLIPNGNIALGKLAQAMVHQAQVIAIDGNFDDALNLVKDIAAHYPVELVNSINPFRIEGQKTAAFEICDFLGDAPDFHAIPVGNAGNITAYWKGYQEYKSAGKSKILPKMLGFQAAGAAPIVENRVIKDPDTIATAIRIGNPASWKAAVAARDESKGTIDKVTDAQILEAYRLIAGAGIFAEPASAASIAGILKLTQSGYFAQHKGGRIVCTLTGHGLKDPGTAMKDLPQPPVVAADRKAILSLIGL; this is translated from the coding sequence ATGATGGTCCGTTGGACAGGCGTCATTGAGCGTTACCGTGAATATCTGCCGGTTTCCCAAAAGACCCCGGTCGTCACCCTGCATGAAGGCAATACGCCTTTGATCCCGTCGGAAGAATTGTCCAAACGCACCGGCCTGCAGGTTTTCTTGAAATATGAGGGTTTAAACCCGACGGGGTCTTTCAAAGACCGCGGCATGACCATGGCCATTTCCAAGGCCGCTGAAAAAAAGGCCAGGGTGGTCATCTGCGCGTCCACCGGCAACACCTCGGCTTCGGCCGCGGCGTATGCCGCCCGTGCCGGGATGAAATGCGTTGTCCTGATCCCCAACGGCAACATTGCTCTGGGCAAATTGGCCCAGGCCATGGTGCATCAAGCACAGGTCATTGCCATTGACGGTAATTTTGACGATGCTTTAAACCTGGTCAAGGACATCGCGGCCCATTATCCGGTGGAACTGGTCAATTCCATCAATCCTTTCCGTATTGAAGGGCAAAAGACAGCCGCTTTTGAGATCTGTGATTTCTTAGGGGACGCCCCGGATTTTCATGCCATACCCGTTGGCAATGCCGGTAATATCACGGCGTATTGGAAAGGGTATCAAGAATACAAGTCCGCGGGCAAAAGCAAAATTTTGCCGAAAATGCTTGGATTCCAGGCCGCGGGCGCCGCGCCCATTGTTGAAAACCGTGTCATTAAAGATCCAGACACCATCGCGACTGCCATCCGCATCGGCAATCCGGCCAGTTGGAAGGCGGCGGTCGCGGCCCGCGACGAGTCCAAAGGAACGATCGACAAGGTGACGGACGCCCAGATCCTGGAGGCCTATCGTTTGATCGCCGGCGCCGGTATTTTCGCGGAACCGGCCAGCGCCGCATCCATTGCCGGCATTTTGAAGTTGACCCAAAGCGGGTATTTTGCTCAACACAAGGGCGGGCGCATTGTCTGCACCCTGACCGGGCATGGACTTAAAGATCCCGGCACAGCCATGAAGGACCTGCCCCAGCCGCCGGTTGTTGCCGCGGACCGCAAAGCCATTTTATCGCTCATAGGATTGTGA
- a CDS encoding phosphopantothenoylcysteine decarboxylase yields the protein MRVLITCGPTWVPIDRVRVISNRSTGEMGRALARAFLKRKAHVTLLEGPMAFDELKSVLKKEVQKGHDVVIHAAAVSDFKLKTPLKGKVSSRKPLVLKLTPTPKIIALIKKWSPRTFLVGFKLEPGLTRSRVRRLTQELFRTGCDLVVANTVENGYKGFIVDADGHILAQASKKKKIAELLVKLLIR from the coding sequence ATGAGGGTCTTGATCACATGCGGGCCAACCTGGGTTCCTATTGACCGCGTTCGGGTGATCAGCAACCGTTCAACGGGGGAAATGGGCCGTGCCCTGGCCCGGGCGTTCCTGAAACGCAAAGCGCACGTGACTCTGCTTGAGGGGCCGATGGCTTTTGATGAACTCAAAAGCGTTCTTAAGAAAGAAGTGCAAAAGGGGCATGACGTTGTCATTCACGCGGCCGCTGTTTCGGATTTTAAACTTAAAACGCCGCTGAAGGGAAAGGTCAGTTCCCGCAAACCCCTGGTCCTGAAATTGACACCGACCCCCAAGATCATCGCGTTGATCAAAAAATGGTCGCCGCGGACATTTTTGGTGGGGTTTAAATTGGAGCCCGGCCTGACACGTTCACGCGTACGGCGTTTGACACAGGAACTTTTCAGGACGGGCTGTGATCTGGTGGTGGCCAACACCGTTGAAAACGGATACAAAGGTTTTATTGTGGATGCGGACGGCCATATTCTGGCGCAGGCGTCGAAAAAAAAGAAAATCGCAGAATTGTTGGTAAAATTATTAATTCGTTAA
- a CDS encoding cofactor-independent phosphoglycerate mutase produces MKYIILVPDGVADEPCAQLNGKTPLEAAHTVNMDDMARNGLCGLVKTIPDGLAPGSDVGNLALLGYDPRVNFSGRAPLEAANMGVILKADEVAFRCNLVTVIDGKMVDYSAGHIDSEEARNLIEDLQRAIDWPDVRFYAGKGYRHLMVIKSLNVEKLSAIKTMAPHDIPGQPVAGHLPSGPQSEILLTLMEKSRKILGGHAINHAREGLGDKPANQIWLWGQGKKPDLPSFKERWDLTGAVISAVDLVNGIGRLAGLKVITVPGANGYYDTNYKGKAEYALEALKDHDLVYVHVEAPDEAGHNGDLKMKMETIERFDRDLVGTILNRYGKNDDARILVTPDHPTPVAKRTHTSSPVPFVMFGRGIKSNGAVQYGETAAAKNGLKFQSGEEMMRYFLKTGN; encoded by the coding sequence ATGAAATATATCATTCTTGTTCCTGACGGTGTAGCGGATGAACCGTGCGCTCAACTCAACGGCAAGACGCCTTTGGAAGCCGCCCATACCGTTAACATGGATGACATGGCCCGCAACGGTCTGTGCGGGCTCGTTAAGACCATTCCCGATGGTTTGGCGCCGGGATCGGATGTTGGTAATTTAGCTCTCCTGGGCTACGATCCCAGGGTCAATTTTTCCGGACGGGCGCCTTTGGAAGCCGCGAACATGGGCGTCATCCTGAAAGCCGATGAGGTGGCGTTCCGTTGTAATCTGGTCACCGTCATCGACGGGAAGATGGTGGATTATAGCGCGGGACACATTGATTCCGAGGAAGCCAGAAATTTGATCGAGGACCTGCAGCGGGCCATTGACTGGCCGGACGTGCGTTTTTATGCGGGCAAGGGTTACCGGCATTTGATGGTCATTAAAAGTTTGAACGTTGAGAAATTGTCCGCGATCAAGACCATGGCGCCGCACGATATTCCGGGTCAGCCCGTCGCCGGCCATTTGCCGTCGGGCCCGCAAAGCGAGATCCTGTTGACCCTGATGGAAAAATCCAGGAAGATCCTGGGCGGGCACGCGATCAACCATGCCCGTGAGGGCCTGGGGGACAAGCCGGCCAATCAGATCTGGCTGTGGGGGCAGGGGAAAAAACCGGACCTTCCGTCGTTCAAGGAACGCTGGGATCTGACCGGCGCGGTGATCTCGGCGGTGGACCTGGTCAACGGCATCGGCCGCCTGGCCGGTTTGAAAGTCATCACCGTGCCCGGAGCCAACGGCTATTACGATACCAATTACAAGGGAAAAGCCGAATATGCGCTGGAGGCCCTGAAAGACCATGATCTTGTGTACGTGCACGTGGAAGCCCCCGACGAGGCCGGACATAACGGGGACCTTAAGATGAAGATGGAAACGATCGAACGTTTTGACCGGGACCTGGTCGGTACCATCTTGAACCGTTACGGCAAGAACGATGACGCGCGTATTCTGGTGACCCCTGACCATCCGACCCCGGTGGCCAAACGGACCCACACGTCATCCCCGGTGCCGTTCGTGATGTTCGGCCGCGGCATCAAGTCCAATGGCGCGGTCCAATACGGAGAAACAGCCGCGGCCAAGAACGGATTGAAATTCCAAAGCGGCGAAGAGATGATGCGTTATTTTTTGAAAACAGGGAATTGA
- a CDS encoding aspartate kinase codes for MEKEIVVQKFGGSSVADVERIKNVASRVVSYKDKHTDIVVVVSALGDTTDELESLAFQLSQDPPEREMDMLLSTGEQISCALLAMAIKELGYDAISYTGRQVGIKTDKTHTKARIITIDDKRIRRAFKDNKIVIVAGYQGVTSQDDITTLGRGGSDLTAVALAKALRAKVCEIYTDVDGIYTADPRIVPEARKIKQITFDEMLEMASLGAQVMQARSIEVAKRFNIPLYVRSSFSKEEGTMIVKETEKMEEIAVRGITCNKGEAKVTICSVPDKPGIAAKIFGEISKSGINVDTIVQNVPHDRLSDISFTVPKTDLNETIKVTTAIGKKIGAGEILEDRNIARVSLVGSGMRSHSGIAARMFKTLADNAINIEMISTSEISVSCIIQQDLADKAVRSLHKAFKLEAI; via the coding sequence ATGGAAAAAGAGATCGTTGTCCAGAAATTCGGCGGGTCCTCAGTGGCTGACGTTGAACGCATCAAGAACGTGGCCAGCCGGGTCGTCTCCTATAAGGACAAACATACCGATATCGTGGTCGTTGTTTCCGCGCTGGGGGACACGACGGATGAACTGGAGTCGCTGGCGTTCCAATTGAGCCAAGATCCGCCTGAACGCGAGATGGACATGCTGTTGTCCACCGGCGAACAGATCTCCTGCGCTCTTCTGGCCATGGCCATCAAGGAATTGGGATATGACGCCATTTCCTATACGGGCCGGCAGGTGGGCATCAAGACGGACAAGACGCATACCAAGGCGCGCATCATCACCATTGACGACAAACGGATCCGCAGGGCTTTCAAGGACAACAAGATCGTCATCGTGGCCGGTTATCAGGGCGTGACGTCCCAGGACGATATCACCACCCTGGGGCGCGGCGGTTCGGATCTGACCGCGGTGGCGCTGGCCAAAGCGTTAAGGGCGAAGGTCTGCGAGATCTACACCGACGTGGACGGCATTTATACCGCTGACCCGCGCATTGTGCCTGAAGCCCGCAAGATCAAACAGATCACGTTTGATGAGATGCTGGAAATGGCTTCTTTGGGCGCGCAGGTCATGCAGGCGCGTTCCATCGAGGTGGCCAAACGTTTCAACATTCCCTTATACGTTCGTTCGAGCTTTTCAAAGGAGGAAGGGACCATGATCGTCAAAGAAACCGAGAAAATGGAAGAGATCGCCGTGCGGGGGATCACCTGCAATAAGGGCGAGGCCAAGGTCACCATTTGTTCTGTTCCGGACAAGCCGGGCATCGCGGCGAAGATATTCGGGGAGATCTCCAAGAGCGGCATCAACGTGGACACGATCGTCCAGAACGTTCCGCACGACCGGTTGTCCGATATTTCTTTCACCGTGCCCAAGACAGATCTCAACGAGACCATCAAGGTGACCACCGCCATCGGCAAAAAGATCGGTGCCGGGGAAATCTTGGAGGACAGGAACATCGCCCGCGTTTCCCTGGTCGGGTCGGGCATGCGTTCGCACAGCGGCATCGCGGCCAGGATGTTCAAGACATTGGCGGACAATGCCATCAACATCGAGATGATCTCCACGTCCGAGATCAGCGTGTCCTGCATCATCCAGCAGGACCTGGCGGACAAGGCGGTCAGATCTCTGCACAAGGCGTTCAAATTAGAGGCCATTTAA